The genome window CCTGCATCACCCCGTTATCTCATCATGAACGCTCGCAAATCGCTCCCGCTTGTCGTCGCTGGCTTCGTTGCCGGCCTCTCCGGTCACGCTCAATCCGTTACACTCACCAATAGCACCGCGGACCTCTCAGTCGAGGCCACTGCACGTTATCGCTTGGTGAACACCAATTGGGACCTGTCCCTGTACAACGAACAGCCCTCTCCGAGTCCCGCCGATTTTGTCCATGTCGACTTGGGAAATGTCGCATCGCTCTCCGGCGACAAGTTCAGGTTTTCCCTCAAACACGTCACCAACCAGGGGCTCATTTTCACCTTGTCGGACAACACGGACAGCGCCGGCCCGGTTGGGGGACGCGTCGCTTGGGGTACTTTCTCGCCGACTTTGACCTCTCCCGGTGGCCCCCTCGCCGTGAAGGCTGATCTTGACGGAGAGCTTCCGGGTTTCTCCTTCAACGCGATTCGGTTCGAGACGCGCGCATTTTCTCCCGACTCGTCGATGGATCTGACGGGCCTCAGTTTCTCCGGCGCAGCTTCGCTATCGAATAGTTTCGTGGACTCGTATGCCGTCTATAACAACGTCGGCAACTCCTTCGTCGGATCGCTCCTTTCCGACACGGACCTATCGACCTTCGACTGGGAACTCACCGGGTACATCAAGGGCGTGAAGCTTGTCACCGGTGGGGACGAACTTGTGGCTTTGAATCTTCAGATGGGCACGATTCCGGAGCCGTCCTTCTACGGCGCCGTCGCTGGACTCGCGACCCTCGCCTACGTGTCCCTCAGGCGTCGGCGCGCTCAGGCCTCCTGAGCGCGTCTCCGACTCAAGTACCCTTTGCCGGGGGCGAATAGGAACGCCCCGATGAATACTGCTGTCTGCACCAACACAATGCAGGCAGCGGTTGAGCCATTGAGGAAAAAGCTGACGTACACGCCCAGGGCCGAGGAGACGGCCGCCGTGCTGACCGCCACCGCCAGCATGGCGCCAAATCGGCGGCAGAGCAGGAAGCCGACTGCACCGGGTGTGATGAGCATGGCGATCACGAGGATCACCCCGACGGACTGGAGCCCTGCCACCACGGTCGCTGCAAGCAGCGAGAGCATGAGGAAGTTGAGGCCTGTCGTATTGAGTCCAATACTACGCGCCTGAGCCGGGTCGAAACAGAAGAGCAGCAGATCCTTCTGCCGCGCCAGCATCACAAGCGCTGCAGGAAGGCCAATCCCGAGGGTCTGCCAGATCGAGCTTTTTTCAATTCCAAGGAGATTGCCGAAAAGAATATGGTTGAGATGCTGGTCGCTCTCCACCTGGACAAACAGGACCAACCCGAGGGCGAACAGACCCGTAAAGACAACCCCCAGGACCGTGTCCTCCTTCAGTCGGCTGTTTTGCTTGATGTAGCCGGTGCCAACCGCACAACCGAGCCCGGAGACAAATGCCCCGATCGCAAGCGGGATGCCTGCGACAAAGGCCAGGACAATCCCGGGCAACACCGCGTGGGAGATCGCGTCTCCCATGAGCGACCACCCTTTCAACACAAGGAAGCAGGAGAAAATGGCGCAAACGGCTCCAACGAAGACGCTCATCCCCAAGGCCACCCATATGAACTCATACTCGAAAGGCGTGAGCGGCGTCATGTGACCACCTCCATCGCCTTGCGCCTTTGGCGTCTGTGGACCAGGAGCCCGTGCTTCGGTGCGAAAACCAGGGCGGTGAGAAAGCCGAGTGTCTGCAGGACCACGATGCATCCTCCCGTCGAGCCATCGAGGAAGTAGCTCGCGTACGCGCCCAGGAAACCGGTCGCGACTCCAAAAGCCGCGCCGATCGCAAGCATCCTTGGGAAGCGGTCCGTCAACAGGTAAGCGGTGGCCCCGGGCGTCACCAGGGTGGCGATCACAAGCGTGGCTCCGACTGCCTGCATTGCAGCGACGGTGGTGGCTGCCAGGAGGATCAAGAGCGTGAAGTGCAGCACGCGCGTATTCTGGCCCAAGGCGCGAGCCTGCAGGGGATCAAAGCAATAGAGGACAAGGTCCTTGAGTCTCAACCCGAGGACCAGGAGTGTGACCACTGAGATCGCCACCACTTGGACAATGTCCTCGTTCGCGATCGCGAGCACGTTGCCAAAGATGATCGTCTTCAGGCTTATTCCGCTCGGATAAAGCGAGATCAGGAGAAGCCCGAGGGCAAAGAAGGCGGTGAAAACCACGCCAATCACAACATCTTCTCGAAGCGCAGTTCTGGTGCGCACGAATCCCATACCAAACGCGGCGAGAACGCCGGAGAGGAAGGCGCCGAGGGCGAAAGGCGCCCCAATGAGGTATGCAATCGCCACCCCAGGTACGACCGCGTGTGACAGAGCGTCGCCCATAAGGGACCATCCCTTCAAGGTCACAAAGCAGGAGAGCAGCCCGCACACACCACCAATCAGTGCGCTCACCACCAGCGCCTTGAGCATGTACTCGTATTGGAAGGGAACCAGGAGCGAATCGATCATGGCGACTCCTGATCCTCTTGCTCCTCGCGCTGCCGCAACAGGTCCTCACGACCCTTGCGTTCGGTAAACTCGAGGTGGCCGCCTTTCCCGTACACAAGCGGACGCTCGCCGTCCGTCAGCACGGTGATGGCGCGACCATCATGGCGTTCGACGGTGGATTCATCGAAGCGAAAATGTCGCAGCACGCCGCCAAAGGCCCGCGTGAGATTTGCTTCCGTGAACACCTCAGCGAGAGGACCGAAGGCGAGGACGGTGTGCTGGATGATGACCGCCTGATCGCAGAATTCCGGAACGGAGCCGAGGTTGTGCGTGGAGACGAGGACAATGTGGCCCGCACTCCGGAGCTCACGCAGCAGACTGATGATGGCTGCCTCAGTTTTGACGTCCACGCCAGTGAAGGGTTCGTCGAGCAATATGATCCGCGAACGTTGCGCGAGGGCGCGCGCCAGGAACACGCGCTTCTTCTGCCCGCCCGACAGTTCGCCAATCTGGCGTTCCTCAAAGCCTGTCATTTCAACCCGCGCGAGGCTTTCGGCCACGATGCGTTTGTCATCGCGGCTGGGACGCCTCAGGAGCCCCATTCTGCCATAGCGCCCCATCATCACGACATCATCGACCGAGACTGGAAAGCTCCAGTCGACTTCCTCGGACTGCGGCACGTAGGCGATTTCATTTTCCCTTTGCGCCGTCTTCACGCTCATGCCACCGAAGCTGACTTTGCCTGCTGCGGGCCGGACGAAGCCCATGATCGCCTTGAACAGCGTGGATTTGCCGCTGCCGTTGACACCGACGAGGGCGCAAATGGTGCCGGGGCCGAGGGAGAAGCTGGCGTCGCGGACCGCCACATGCCCATTCGGGTAGGCCACCGTCACGCCTTCGACGCGCAGGTCGATCGAGCTCGATTTACTCATGGGAAAACCCCTTCACGATCGTTGCGGCGTTCACTTCAAGCAGCTTGAGGTAGGACGGCGCCGGTCCGCTTTCATCGGTGAGCGAATCGACATACAACTCTCCGCCGTAGCGCGCGCCTGTCTCACGCGCGACCTGTCGTGCCGGCTTGGGACTTACGGTGCTCTCGCTGAATACGACGGGTATCCGGTTCTTCCTCACGGTGTCGACCACCTGGCGGATCTGCTGCGGGGTGCCTTCGGCATCCGCGTTGATGGGCCACAGGTAGACTTCCTTGAGCCCGTAGGCCGCCGCGAGGTAGGAGAATGCACCTTCGCTGGTGACAAGCCAGCGTTGTTCAGCCGGAATCTTTTCCAATTCGCGCCGCAGCGGCTCGTCGATCGCCCGGATCTTCTCCGAGTAGGCGGCTGCGTTCCGGTTATAAATCGCTTCGTTGGCGGGATCGAGGGCGACTAGCGCCTTGCGTATGTTTTCGACGTAAATGAGTGCGTTGGCGGGCGACATCCACGCATGCGGATTTGGTTTCCCCGTGTAAGGCCCCTCGCTGATTCCCCGCGGGGCGATGCCTTCCGTCACCACAGCGCTTGGTACATTTTTCACCTTGCCCAGGAACTTTTCGAACCAGCGCTCCAGCCCCATGCCATTCCACAATACCAAGTCTGCTTTCTGGGCTTTGACGATGTCGAGGGGGGTGGGCTCGTACTCGTGGATCTCCGCACCCGGCTTGGTGATCGATTCTACGATCGCGGCCTCTCCAGCCACCTGTTGGGCCATGTCTTCGAGAATCGTGAACGTCGTGACGACCCTTTTCCTGCCGTCAGCTGCGTCCATCGGCAGCGAGGAGGAAAGGAAGACGGTGGCGAGGCCGACAAGAAGGAGACAGCGATTATACAGGGTGTGACTCATGGTACTATATCCGACGATTTGTAGCTCAAGCTACAAAACCTTCCTTGAAAAACAAGGGCAAACGCGTTTTGTCACAGGGATGGCAAATTCCACCCCAGCGGCGCGCGCGGCTGCGACCGACAAGAAGCGCCGCACTTCCAACCAGGCAGATGACCTGCGCCGGACGCGCGAGGCCCATGCGAGGGAAACCGCGGAAGATTACCTGGAGGCCATTGCCGACCTTTCCGCCGCGCTGGGGGAGGCGCGGGTCATTGACCTGGCTCGGCGACTCGGCGTGACTCACGTCACTGTCAACCGGACGATCGCCAGGCTGCGAACGGCCGGCTATGTGACAGCCAAGCCCTATCGGGCGATTTTTCTCACGGATGCCGGGAAATGTATGGCCGATGAAGCCAAGCGCAGGCACGAGGTTGTCGTACGGTTCCTTGTCGCAATCGGAGTGCCTGAAGGGGCGGCGCTACGCGATGCAGAGGGGATCGAGCACCACGTTGGTCCGGAGACGCTGGCGGCATTTGAGCGCCGGCTTCAGCGGGGCTTCTAAGCAGCGGCGGGGTGCGCTGGATCCAAAGGCGGTCGAGGTTGCCGCGCTCTCCAAGGGCTTCCGTCCGTATAAAAAAAGACGCACGGCCGCCACCCTGGTCGACCGTGCGCACAACCCGATGAGTCAGTCTCATTCCTTCATCGGGTAAGTCTGTTGCTAAGAACGTGAACAGACTACCGGATTAATTGAATTCCTGCTCCGCTTCCCTTGGCCAAAATCGCGCATTGCTTGACAGGTCGTTAAATGCGCAGCCCGCCTCGCCCGAATCCTAAAGTAGAGCGAGGTCGTCGCGGTGCACCACTTCCAGGCGTTTGCGGCCGGGGTAGAGTCGTGCGACTTCCTCTCCCTGGAGGCCGGCGAGCTTCGCGATTTCGTCACTTGCAAACCGAGCCTTGCCGCGAGCAATGACAGAACCGTCTGGTCCGGCGATATTTACGATATCGCCTGCGTCGAAATGGCCCTTCACTCTTGTGACGCCCACCGCGAGCAGTGACCGACCTTGTTCGCGGATCACCGGCACGGCACATGGATTGAGCTCCACCGTGCCCGCGGGCTTTTGGTAGTAGGCAAGCCAGCGCTTTCGCGATTCCATGGTCAGGCCATCGGGAACGAAGAAAGTGCCGGGTCCGCGTCCGGAAAACAGCCGTTGGAGCACGTCAGGCTCGCTTCCACTGGCAATGAAAACGCCGCATCCGGCCTTCAGGGCGAGCTTGGCTGCGGAGATCTTGCTGATCATGCCGCCCGTCGCGGTTTCACTGGTGGTCCCGCCAGCCATAGCCTCGATCTGCGGGGTGATTCGCTCCACCACCGGAACGATCTCGCCGGTGCCCTTCATGTCGATCAGGCCGGGGGCGGTGGACAGGATGACGAGATACTGCGCTTCGCAGAGCCCCGCGACCATGGCGGACAGGGTGTCGTTGTCGCCGAATTTGAGCATGGCGTTGATCTCCGCCGCGCTAACGGTGTCATTCTCGTTGATGATCGGGATCGTGCCGTAGGAAACCAACTGGCCCAGCACCGCCTTGATGCTGAGGTACCTGGAGCGCGCCTGCAGGTCCTCGCGCGTCAGAAGCACCTGTGCAACGGTCAGCCCGTGCGGTGCGAAGCCCTGTTGCCAGGTCTGCATCAACAGGCTCTGCCCGACTGCGGCACAGGCTTGTTTCTTCGTCACCTCCTTCGGCTTGCGGGAAAGGCCGAGGCGTCCCATGCCCAAGCCAACCGCGCCTGAGGAGACGACGATCACCTCGGTGCCATCCGCGCGCAGCTTCGCAAGCTGATCGCAAAGGGCGTCTATGCGCTTTGTATCCAGCACACCAATACCGGTCGTGAGCACGCCGGTACCGAGCTTGACCACCACCCTGCGGGGGCGCGAGGCAAGTGCAAGGGTGGGGGATGGCACCATCGCAGGGCGTCGGCGATTCAGCCGGCGAGCAGTTCCTTTTCCTTGCGCGCGAGGTGGTCGCCGATCTCCTTGATCGTCTTGTCCGTCGCGGTCTGCACGTCCTTTTCAAAACGCTTCAACTCGTCTTCGGAAATCTTTCCGTCTTTCTGGACCTTCTTGAGCACATCGAGCGTGTCGCGGCGGATGTTGCGAATCTGCACGCGGCCGTCTTCAGCCATCCGATTCGCCACCTTTACGAATTCCTGGCGGCGCTCCCGGCTCAGCTCCGGCAGCGGCACCCGCACGAGGTGGCCGTCGACGGCAGGATTCAGGCCCAGGTTTGCCTGCTGGATCCCCTTGACGATGGCCTGCACCACACCCTTGTCCCACGGCTGGATCTGGATGAGGCGGGCGTCGGGAGTCGTGATTGCCGCGCAGTCTTTGATTCGCATCTGCGAACCATAGGCATCGATCATCACGCCTTCCACCATTGTGGGCGAGGCCTTGCCTGTGTGGATGCTGCTGAACTCGTGGAGCACGTAGTCCAGCGACTTCTTCATCTTGGCCTGCATTTCTGTGAGAGCGGGATGTGACATGGCGTAAAATCAGTTGCGAACGAGCGTTCCGACCTTTTCGCCCATCACGGCCTTGCGGATGGCGTGGGGATCGTTCAAGTCGAACACGAGGATTGGGATATTGTTGTCCAAGCAGAGGGAGAAAGCCGTCGAGTCCATGACATTGAGACGGTTCTTGAGTGCCTCGATGAAAGTGAGTTCGTCATAGCGTACGGCGTCCGGGTATTTTTTGGGATCCTTGTCATAGATGCCATCCACCTTGGTGGCCTTCATGATGATATCCGCGTGCATCTCGGAAGCGCGAAGCGCTGCTGTGGTGTCGGTTGAGAAATATGGGTTGCCGGTGCCGGCGGCGAAGATGACCACGCGTCCCTTTTCCAAGTGTCGCACCGCGCGCCTGAGAATGAATGGTTCGGCGATCTGGTTCATCGGGATCGCACTTTGCACGCGAGTGGTCACTCCCAGCTTTTCAAGGCAGTCCATCAGCGCGAGGGAGTTGATCACTGTCGCCAGCATACCCATGTAGTCGCCAGTGGTGCGGTCCACGCCTCGTTTCTCTCCGGCGAGTCCCCGGAAGATGTTTCCCCCGCCAATAACAAGCCCGATCTGGACGCCCAGATCGTGGATTTCTTTCACTTGCAGGCAGATTCGTTCCAGAATTCCGCCATCGATTGGATCACCTGACTTACCGCCGCGGAGCACCTCTCCGCTAAGCTTCAAAACAATGCGTTTGTACTTCACGGTGGACCGGTTTGACGCGGAGTTGGGCATGGATAACAGCGAAACGAGCGCAGGGGAGAGGGTCAATGCCTGAGATTTTACAACACTGTCCCTTTGCGCTGCTTGCCAAGCCGCGGCAATCAGCTACCCGTTGCTTTCTATGAACTTCATTCGCTTCGGTTTGGGAGCAGGCCTGGCGTGGCTGGGCCTTGTGGCAGGTGCGCAAGCTGCTGATCAGTTCGAAGGTCGCATGACCATGAAGGTCGGCGAAGGTAAGACGAATCAGGAGCTTCTGTACTCCGTGAAGGGAGACAAGATCCGCATGGACATGCAGACGGGCAAGGAGGAGGGAATGGGCGGCATGATCATCGATTTCCAAGCGAAACAGATGTTCATGTTGATGGAGATGGACGGGCGGAAGATGTACATGAAGCACCCGTTGAACATGGACGAGGTCGCAGAGAAGGCGGATGACCTCGCTGAGGAGCCCAAGCCAACTGGGAAAACGGAAACGATCGCCGGGTATCAGGCGGACGAGTACGTCATCAACAACAAGGACAAAACCGTCACGCAACTTTGGCTCGGAAAAGGCCTTGGCACCTTCTTCTCGCCTTCTGCGATGCAAGGGGGACCTATGGGCGGGGGCCGCTCCAAACACTCGGAAGCCTGGGCAAAACTGGCCCGCAAGGGCGGCTTGTTCCCGCTACGCGTGGTGACGCTCAACGCGAAGGGGAAGGAAACGTCTCGCATGGAAGTGACCAAGATTGAGAAGGCCTCCTTGCCAGCTTCGCTCTTCTCGACAGAGGGCTACAGTGAATTCCAGATCCCTGGTTTTGGCGGTGGTTTGCCCGGCATGGGTGGCGAAAACTGATTCCCAGACCATTGGGAAGGAGCTGATCCCCGCCATCTTAGGCGGGGATTTTTTGTTTTCGATTCGGCCGACTTGGATCCCGGTGGAAAGAGTGGCCGGTATTGTAAGCCAGTCTTCGTTGCCGACCTGCGGAACGCGAGTTTTGTCGTGAGCGCTCACTCCATGACTGACGTCATTCTCTTCCCCTTCTCGGACTATTGGTGGCTTTACGGCGCCTTTGTCCTCTTCGTCCTCGGCATGCTCGCACTCGATCTCGGGGTGTTCCACAGGAACGCCCATGAGGTCTCGCTCAAGGAGGCGGCAACCTGGAGTGTGGTTTGGATCTCACTGGCACTCGCCTTCAACTACGGCTTCTGGCAGTACGCCCTCTGGAAATTCCCGCAGGATCCGCGGTTGCTCGCAATTCCGGGCTTTGATGCCGTCGAGATGGCAAATCGCTCCGGGCTCGAATTCCTGACCGGCTTCATCGTCGAGAAGTCATTGGCCGTGGATAACATCTTCGTATTCGTGGTGTTGTTTGCCTACTTCGGCATCCCGGCGAAATACCAGCATCGTGTGCTCTTCTACGGCATTTTAGGCGCATTGATTTTCCGGACCATCTTCATCGCCCTGGGCTCGGTGCTAATGCAGTTCCACTGGGTCGTGATCCTGTTCGGTGTGTTTCTGATCATCACCGGACTCAAGATTCTCTTCGCGCCGGAAAAGCCGATGGATCCGGAGAAAAATCCGCTGATGCGCGTGCTTAAGCGGTTTGTCCCGGTGACCACCGCCATTGAGGGACAGAAGTTCTTTATCCGGAAGGAAGGGGTCCTTTATGCGACGCCTCTTTTTGTGTGCCTCGTGTTCGTCGAGTTCTCAGACATCGTCTTCGCGGTCGATTCAGTCCCGGCGATCTTCGCGATCACGCGCGAGCCCCTCATCGTGTTTACGTCTAACATTTTCGCTATCCTGGGACTTCGCGCCATGTTCTTCCTGCTCGCCGGCGTCATGCACCGGTTCCGTTTCCTGAAGTACGGTCTCGGTGTGGTGCTGATTTTTGTCGGCTTGAAGATGGTGTGGTTGAATGAGGCGTTTGGAGGCAAATTCCCCATCAGCTGGTCCCTCGCCATCATCGGTGCGATTCTTGCGATTTCGATCAGTCTCTCGTGGCTGCTTCCGGATCGAAAGAAATCCGCCTCTCACGTCTGACTCCTAGATTCAAAAAGATGAAAAACGACAAGAATCACGATCCTTCCCCAGGCCCGGAAGCGGTGTCACGCTTCATCACTCACGGACCTGGAGTGACAAACAACTCCACCTCTGACTTCATTGAAACAGGCGGGCGTCTTGTGAACGTCGCCACGGTCGATTACCTCAGGGGCCTTCTGCTCTTCCTTCATGAGAAGATCGCGGCCATCAAGGACTCGCGTCGACTGGCGACGCGAATCGACCTGCTCACCCGCTACTTCGAGGAATCTAGCGGTAGCGTACACCTGGTACTCGACGGCTGTCTGCGCGAGACGACATTTGGGCTCCTCTACTTCCTGAAAGGGTATGACCAGATTCCGGACAGCGTTCCGGAGATTGGCCTTGTGGATGATGCCGTTGTCGTTGAGGTCGTCCTGAGGCGCAATGAAGCTGAATTGAGGCAGCATTGGGCCAAACACAACCGCCCCTGGCCAGAAGAGACCTGAAGAAGGGGTATTTGCGTTCCTGCTACCGCCAAACCTGAACCGAGGGTTGCGCGGGACGTGATGCGTTCTCAACGTTGTATCCTCGCGGCATACGCGCCGACCGTACTCGGCGCGCGGGCCGCACCGATACCTCCCCATTGTCATGAAGTTCAGAACGCTCCTCTCCCTCTTTACCCTAACGCTGGCAACCCTCGGGGTTGCGGCCCACGCCCGCGAAGTGGCAATCACCGGCAACGACGCGATGCAATACAGCCTGAAGGAGATTACGGCGGCCCCGGGTGAGGAGCTCACGGTGAAGCTCACGCACATCGGCAAATTGCCCAAGGCGGCCATGGGCCACAACTGGGTGTTGCTGAAGCCCATGACCAACGAACAGGTCGCGAAGTTTGCAATGGACGCACTGAAGTTCCCGCCCGAGTACCTTCCCAAGGACCAATCGACCATCTTGGCGCATACCAAAATTGTCGGTGGCGGCGAGTCCGATTCCGTGAGTTTTGCGGCGCCCGCGCAGCCGGGCGAGTACCCCTTTATCTGCACGTTCCCGGGACACTTTGCCGTCATGCGCGGCGTTCTGATTGTGAAGTAAGCGCGGATTCGCCCCGGAAAAAGGCCCCACTCCGGCGGGGCTTTTTTGTGCTCATCTCCGGCCTTGACGCGCGCCGGATGGAGCCGCACGTTTTCCCTCCTTTGCCTGGTGGTGTAATGGCAGCACAGATGACTTTGACTCATCTAGTCATGGTTCGAATCCATGCCGGGCAGCCATCTCGAGAAAAATCCGAACTTTTTCTGAGATGTGGCAAAACTGGCGTTAAGTAGCAGTGGGCCGGAGGGAAGCGAAATTGGCCATTTTGACTTACTTTGGCGAAGTTCTTAATTTGTTCTTAGAACTTCCCGTTTTTCACCGTTCTTGGCTGCACCTCTGCAAAGTAAGTCAAAATCCAAGAACCCGAATCTACCTCATCCAAGACGCGGACCCACGCCTCGGTTGAGCTTCTGCTGAACGCCGTTCCTAATGTCCGAAAAGGGCACAACTCGCACCCCGGCGCGTTCGCGCCGCCGTGATTCGAATTGTGAGACCATCGCTGCAAACTGAACACGCTGTTGCTCAAATGGCAGGCGCGCCAATTCGCCCATTGGTCGGTAGCCGAAATACCAGATCGCACCGGGGTCTTTGATTGCTGCGAGGTGCTGTTGAATCTCCGGGGCCAGATCGAGCAACTGCATGATTCGCGTGATTGCACCCGGCGTGAGGCCTTCTCTCTTGGCCAAGGATACGCGAGTTGAGATTGCACCACTTTGAAGCAACCGATGCCAACGCTTCGCTTTGAGTATGGGGTGCTCGATGGTCGGCTGAGCCGAGGGAATTTTCCGCACGCGCTCCTCCAGGCGGACTGCTTGCCGGAATGGGGTAATCAGGCTGATTTCCCCTCTGTTTGCGTGCGTGAAATCCACAACAGCGTCAAAACTCAGCCCACGGATATGCGGCGTTGGCCGAGGCGAGCTACCGACAGAAGAGCCGTTACCCACGCCTTCCGCCAGTTCAGCGTCGTGCAGCTTAATCCGTATTTTCATCAGGCGATCACCGGCACCATCATCAACGGTGGAAGCCAACCGCCGACGTTGATGATCCGGTATCCGCTGCACGTCGATGCGCTCGACAAAACTTCGCACCAGCTCCTTTTGCTCCGACGGAGAAAGCGTGGCCAGAAGGTGATCGAATCGCTCAAGATTCCTCCGGACACGCTTCTCTTCCAAGACCATCGTGTCTGCCGTCGCCAGCTCTTGGCGGAGTCTTTCCTGCTCCACGAGGAGCCGACGCCGCTCATCGCGCAGGTCTGTGGCACGACGCAATATTGCGTCGCCTAAGACATCGACTCCTCCCTTGGCAATTGCATCAGCACAGTTGCCGAGCTGTTTTTCGACCGTGGCGAGTGATTGCTTTTTTTGGGTCAGTTCTACCCGCACATCCTCGACATCGCGTCGATGGGTGGATCGTGAAACTTCGACGATCTCCTTGATGATCGCTGGATGCCTAGCGGCCTC of Opitutaceae bacterium contains these proteins:
- a CDS encoding recombinase zinc beta ribbon domain-containing protein — protein: MQRRDGTTENVGGRLFRSDGIRLLIRNPIYRGAVKFEGQEFSGKHEPLVDADLWERANAAVAETKERPGQSVDHPSFQARDAHNHLLKGIAWCAACNRALVPSDSGKKSISGRKYRYYTCSLVLKEAKSPCSVGRLPADALEKAIASVLGEAARHPAIIKEIVEVSRSTHRRDVEDVRVELTQKKQSLATVEKQLGNCADAIAKGGVDVLGDAILRRATDLRDERRRLLVEQERLRQELATADTMVLEEKRVRRNLERFDHLLATLSPSEQKELVRSFVERIDVQRIPDHQRRRLASTVDDGAGDRLMKIRIKLHDAELAEGVGNGSSVGSSPRPTPHIRGLSFDAVVDFTHANRGEISLITPFRQAVRLEERVRKIPSAQPTIEHPILKAKRWHRLLQSGAISTRVSLAKREGLTPGAITRIMQLLDLAPEIQQHLAAIKDPGAIWYFGYRPMGELARLPFEQQRVQFAAMVSQFESRRRERAGVRVVPFSDIRNGVQQKLNRGVGPRLG